The following is a genomic window from Catenulispora sp. MAP5-51.
GGGCCGAGGCCGATGAGGGCGAGGCGGCCTCGGGGGGTGAGGCGGGCTATGGCGGCGGTGGCCATGGGGGCCTCATCAGCGGTGGGCACGCTTTTGGTCTTCGGCACGATCAAGTCGGCGAGCGGCCGGTTCGGGCCGTCGTAGCGCGCGGCGGCCTCGGCGACCGAGGGTGTGCCGACTTCGGCGAGCACCACCTCGCTCGGATTCGGTACTTCCACCTTCGCGAGGTGCTCGGCCGGCTGGAAGACCACCGGCCAGCCGCGTCTCCGAGCCGCCTCCAGGATGCCCGCCTCGTCAGCCTTCGCATCAACCGATGCCAGGCGGGCGACCGATGCCTCGCTCAGACCACCTGCGGCCAGCGCGCGATCGACCGCGTCCAGCACCTCGTCGGCCGTCACGCCACGCGAGGCACCCACTCCCACCACCAGCGACTTCGGCCGGTAGACCAGGCCGTCCGCCGCCGCCAGGTCACTGATCGTGATCGCTGCTTCGGGCTCGCCTTCCCCCACGTTCAGCGCCGGTAGGGGCCAGTTATCTGCCCCCGTCACCGCGACCGCCGCCCCCGACAGCAGCGCGGCGCCGACCGGGGCCAGGAGTTCGGGGTTCTCGACCGTGAAGCCGAGGTCCGCGCCGTAGGAGTCCAGCGCCTGCGCGCCGGCCGCGTCCGAGGCCGTCGTGATCACCGGCTCGCAGCCCAGCAGCGCCGACACGCGCTCGGCCAGGTCGTTCGCGCCGTGGTGGCCGCCGAGGACGGCGACCGCGTGGCGCAGGGACTCGTCGACGCAGACCACCGCCGCGTCGGTGCTCTTGTGGCCGAGTACCGGCGCCAGCGAGCGGACCGCCGCGCCGACCGCGAGGAAGGCCACCACCGCGTCGCAGGCCTCGAACGCGGTGCGCAGTTCGGACGCACCGCCGTAGAGGCGCACCTCGGACGGCCAGGCCGCGGCCAGCACGTCGGCGGCACGGCGTCCGGCGGCGGTCGTGGCGACCACCCCGATCGTCTTCTGGCTCAAGGTCGTTCTCCCCACAGCAGGAACACGGGATTGGCGGCGGCGAAGCGGTGGGCGTCGCCGGGGAGCGCGGACAGGCGCGAGGACTGG
Proteins encoded in this region:
- the cobJ gene encoding precorrin-3B C(17)-methyltransferase: MSQKTIGVVATTAAGRRAADVLAAAWPSEVRLYGGASELRTAFEACDAVVAFLAVGAAVRSLAPVLGHKSTDAAVVCVDESLRHAVAVLGGHHGANDLAERVSALLGCEPVITTASDAAGAQALDSYGADLGFTVENPELLAPVGAALLSGAAVAVTGADNWPLPALNVGEGEPEAAITISDLAAADGLVYRPKSLVVGVGASRGVTADEVLDAVDRALAAGGLSEASVARLASVDAKADEAGILEAARRRGWPVVFQPAEHLAKVEVPNPSEVVLAEVGTPSVAEAAARYDGPNRPLADLIVPKTKSVPTADEAPMATAAIARLTPRGRLALIGLGPGARDLLPPRAVAELRRASVVIGLDQYLDQIRDLLRPGTEVRATGLGSEEARARDAVETAREGRAVALVGSGDSGLYAMASPALDLFADLDDVDVVGVPGITASLAAANILGAPLGHDHAVISLSDLHTPWPAIERRVTAAAQGDFVTVFYNPRSKGRDWQLGHALDILRQHRPPSTPVGCVRDASRPGERAWISTLSEFDPADVDMYTVVLVGSSHTRVAAGRMVTPRGYTWSGV